One Amycolatopsis thermophila DNA segment encodes these proteins:
- a CDS encoding DNA-binding protein, with the protein MRDVHRVDALPGSPGSGTVLAAWKRFVQGEDQVPGVRPLVAISWYRCRDQYRVDPHLTEVPMAVEEAGHSPEHDVVFAELGFRAASVASEVANVAGLVTVTDATGRVLAEWGDQATLSRATEANLAPWACWSECAAGTNGIGTALEAHGPVLIRGPEHWCQAFHNWVCAGVSVRDVVTRAPIAVLNVSCWRGQLPAAAASWLANAVTRAQSRLTRRARNSGAELVAAFTQARPRSRAALAALDTAGKVVIADETASVLMGVPAFTPAVDPTLRWKPGLPELIGAVRYASRQADRNPDWVGSTQIFTHLADEPTSLSIRPVFLAGHLIGTLVSFGAAEGAQLPSADGPAHPPAHPRRVVATRGNRVVLLPLPEVSFAESEGNDVWLSTDQGRLRAASAGLDKFEGELADAGFLRVHRRYVVNLSRVREIERGGKGELSLVMDDGTNRMVPVSRRNVPAVRRALDI; encoded by the coding sequence ATGAGGGATGTACATCGGGTTGACGCCTTGCCGGGGAGCCCGGGCAGCGGCACCGTGCTGGCGGCGTGGAAACGGTTCGTGCAGGGCGAGGACCAGGTTCCGGGTGTCCGGCCCCTGGTGGCGATTTCGTGGTATCGCTGCCGGGACCAGTACCGGGTCGACCCGCACCTGACCGAGGTTCCGATGGCGGTCGAGGAGGCCGGGCATTCGCCCGAGCACGACGTCGTCTTCGCCGAGCTGGGTTTCCGTGCCGCGTCCGTGGCTTCTGAAGTGGCCAACGTGGCCGGGCTGGTCACGGTCACCGATGCCACCGGCCGGGTCCTGGCCGAGTGGGGCGACCAGGCCACGCTGTCCCGGGCCACCGAGGCGAACCTGGCGCCGTGGGCCTGCTGGTCGGAGTGCGCGGCCGGCACCAACGGGATCGGCACCGCGCTCGAGGCGCACGGTCCGGTCCTGATCAGGGGGCCGGAGCACTGGTGCCAGGCGTTCCACAACTGGGTTTGCGCTGGGGTGTCGGTTCGTGACGTGGTGACCAGGGCGCCGATCGCGGTCCTGAACGTGTCCTGCTGGCGCGGCCAGCTCCCGGCCGCCGCGGCGAGCTGGCTGGCGAACGCGGTCACCAGGGCCCAGTCCAGGCTGACCAGGCGCGCCCGGAACAGCGGCGCGGAGCTGGTCGCCGCGTTCACCCAGGCCAGGCCGCGCTCGCGGGCGGCGCTCGCCGCGCTGGACACCGCGGGCAAGGTGGTGATCGCGGACGAGACGGCGAGTGTGCTCATGGGTGTCCCCGCCTTCACCCCGGCGGTCGACCCGACGCTGCGGTGGAAGCCAGGGCTGCCGGAATTGATCGGAGCGGTCCGGTACGCCAGCCGGCAGGCGGATCGCAATCCCGACTGGGTCGGCTCGACGCAGATCTTCACCCACCTCGCCGACGAGCCGACCTCGCTCAGCATCCGGCCGGTCTTCCTGGCCGGGCACCTGATCGGCACCCTGGTCTCCTTCGGTGCCGCCGAGGGGGCTCAGTTGCCCTCGGCGGACGGGCCCGCGCACCCTCCAGCGCACCCGCGGCGGGTGGTCGCGACGCGGGGCAACCGCGTGGTGTTGCTGCCGCTGCCGGAGGTGTCGTTCGCGGAATCGGAGGGAAACGACGTGTGGTTGTCCACCGACCAGGGGCGGTTGCGGGCCGCGTCGGCGGGCCTGGACAAGTTCGAGGGCGAGCTGGCGGATGCGGGGTTCCTCCGGGTGCACCGCCGCTATGTGGTCAACCTCAGCCGAGTCCGTGAGATCGAGCGCGGCGGCAAGGGCGAGCTGTCGCTGGTGATGGACGACGGCACGAACCGGATGGTGCCGGTTTCGCGGCGGAACGTACCGGCCGTGCGGCGGGCCCTGGACATCTGA
- a CDS encoding nitroreductase family deazaflavin-dependent oxidoreductase, with protein sequence MTIQNRRPPAFAQGFNKIAARLAGHRLVPLWALVQHRGRKSGRAYRTPIAIVGSTPSSVYIGLPWGRHTDWIRNLQAGGGTLVWKGQTFAVAEPAFAGKDEVLASTSGLRRELARRWPLQDYLRLTVQPAGH encoded by the coding sequence ATGACCATTCAGAATCGCCGTCCACCGGCCTTCGCCCAAGGGTTCAACAAGATCGCCGCCCGGCTCGCGGGTCACCGGTTGGTGCCGCTCTGGGCTCTGGTGCAGCACCGGGGACGCAAGTCGGGCAGGGCGTACCGGACCCCGATCGCGATCGTCGGGTCCACGCCGAGCTCCGTCTACATCGGACTGCCCTGGGGGCGTCACACGGACTGGATCCGCAACCTCCAAGCCGGCGGCGGCACGCTCGTGTGGAAGGGGCAAACGTTCGCCGTCGCAGAGCCGGCCTTCGCCGGCAAGGACGAGGTGCTGGCCAGCACCTCGGGCCTGCGCCGCGAACTCGCCCGACGGTGGCCCCTGCAGGACTACCTGCGGTTGACGGTGCAGCCGGCCGGGCACTGA
- a CDS encoding L-threonylcarbamoyladenylate synthase: MTASTSDIDKAAGLLRAGRLVAFPTETVYGLGANAEDASAVARVFQAKGRPPSHPLIVHIGGADQLGDWVAEVPATARLLAERFWPGPLTLVLRRARRVPLEATGGLETVAVRVPDHPVALALLSAFGGGVVAPSANRFGSVSPTMADHVRTELGDAVDFVLDGGPCHVGVESTIVDVTGETPSVLRPGGVTREDLEAVLERPVAVPSTSHIRVPGQHPSHYAPRARVVLVEPEKVVVEAELAQERGHKVGVLLPPSSGDGPATAHAVVPVPGSMAAYARQLYGFLRELDQRGCDLIVASLPPEEGLGLAIANRLRRAAGPRHAE; this comes from the coding sequence GTGACGGCGAGTACCAGTGACATCGACAAGGCGGCCGGTCTGCTGCGCGCCGGGCGCCTGGTGGCCTTCCCCACCGAGACGGTCTACGGCCTGGGCGCCAACGCCGAGGACGCGTCCGCCGTGGCGCGGGTGTTCCAGGCCAAGGGGCGGCCCCCGTCGCATCCGTTGATCGTGCACATCGGCGGCGCGGACCAGCTGGGGGACTGGGTCGCGGAGGTGCCCGCGACGGCGCGTCTGCTGGCCGAGCGCTTCTGGCCCGGGCCGCTGACGCTGGTCCTGCGGCGTGCTCGCCGGGTGCCGCTCGAAGCGACGGGCGGCCTGGAGACGGTGGCGGTGCGCGTGCCTGATCATCCGGTCGCGCTCGCGCTGCTGTCCGCCTTCGGCGGGGGAGTGGTGGCCCCCTCCGCCAACCGGTTCGGTTCCGTCAGCCCCACGATGGCCGATCACGTGCGGACCGAGCTCGGCGATGCCGTCGACTTCGTGCTGGACGGCGGTCCGTGTCACGTCGGGGTGGAGTCGACCATCGTCGACGTCACGGGCGAGACTCCGAGCGTCCTGCGGCCGGGCGGGGTGACGCGCGAGGACCTCGAAGCGGTGCTGGAGCGCCCGGTCGCGGTCCCGTCGACGAGCCACATCCGGGTGCCGGGTCAGCATCCCTCGCACTACGCGCCGCGGGCGCGGGTCGTGCTGGTCGAGCCCGAGAAGGTCGTCGTCGAAGCGGAGCTGGCGCAGGAGCGCGGGCACAAGGTGGGCGTCCTGCTGCCCCCTTCGTCCGGCGATGGCCCGGCGACGGCGCACGCGGTGGTGCCGGTTCCCGGTTCGATGGCCGCCTACGCGCGCCAGCTCTACGGATTCCTGCGGGAGCTCGATCAGCGGGGGTGTGACCTCATCGTCGCGTCCCTGCCGCCGGAGGAGGGGCTCGGACTCGCGATCGCCAACCGGCTGCGCCGCGCCGCCGGGCCCCGCCATGCGGAATGA